One stretch of Chryseobacterium fluminis DNA includes these proteins:
- a CDS encoding DUF4134 domain-containing protein, which produces MEKQRKKLLCVLSAILIVPYAFSQGNGTAGINEATQMVTSYFEPATQLIYAIGAVVGLIGGVKVYNKFSSGDPDTSKTAASWFGACIFLIVAATILRSFFL; this is translated from the coding sequence ATGGAAAAACAGAGAAAAAAACTATTGTGCGTGTTATCGGCAATCTTGATTGTACCGTATGCTTTTTCACAAGGTAATGGTACAGCCGGAATCAATGAAGCCACCCAGATGGTCACCTCTTATTTTGAACCGGCTACGCAGCTCATCTATGCCATCGGGGCGGTCGTCGGACTGATCGGTGGGGTCAAGGTCTACAATAAGTTCAGCAGTGGTGATCCCGACACCAGCAAAACTGCTGCCAGCTGGTTTGGTGCGTGTATCTTTCTGATCGTGGCAGCAACGATCCTTCGATCATTCTTTCTTTAA
- a CDS encoding DUF4133 domain-containing protein: MNTYHINKGIGRTVEFKGLKAQYLFIFSGGLLAVLICVMIMYMAGISTYLCLILGGSSSGILIWQTFRLNGKYGEHGLMKLGARKKHPKYIISRKCIYRYLKTNRKSADV; encoded by the coding sequence ATGAACACCTATCATATCAACAAAGGAATAGGAAGGACGGTAGAATTTAAAGGACTTAAAGCACAGTACCTTTTTATTTTTTCAGGTGGCTTACTAGCAGTACTGATCTGCGTGATGATCATGTACATGGCTGGGATTAGTACGTATCTGTGCCTGATTCTCGGCGGGTCCAGCAGTGGAATTCTCATCTGGCAGACGTTCAGATTGAATGGAAAATACGGCGAGCATGGCCTGATGAAATTAGGAGCTCGTAAGAAGCACCCCAAATATATCATCAGCCGCAAATGCATCTACCGCTATCTGAAAACCAATCGTAAAAGTGCAGATGTATGA
- a CDS encoding TraG family conjugative transposon ATPase: MRNSSKAATLESKFPLLAIENDCIISKDADVTVCFKVRLPELFTIASAEYEAMHSAWFKAIKTLPDFTVVHKQDWFIKENYSPDLSKGDQSFLSKSFERHFNERPFLNHYCYLFITKTSKERMRMQSHFSSLCKGKLIPKEIKDKEVISRFLEAVDQFERIMNDSGYIHLERMTEDEISGTSERSGLLEQYLTLSREPHPSLQDIKLGSEEMRIGNNRISMHTLSDTDDLPGTVSSHSRYEKLSTDRSDCLLSFASPVGLLLSCNHIYNQYLFIDNSDENLSKFEKSARNMHSLARYSRANQINKEWIEKYLNEAHSYGLQSIRAHFNVMSWSDNPSELKQLKNDTGSALALMECKPRHNTTDTATLYWAGIPGNAADFPSEESFYTFIEPALCFFIEETNYQNSPSPFGIKMADRLTGKPVHLDISDLPMKQGVITNRNKFILGPSGSGKSFFTNHMVRQYYEQGAHVLLVDTGNSYQGLCELIKGKTKGADGVYFTYSEDNPIAFNPFYTDDGIFDIEKRESIKTLILTLWKRDDEPPTRSEEVALSNAVSGYLEKIKFDDQHPSFNGFYDYVKDDYQKVLELKKVREKDFDIANFLNVLEPYYRGGEYDYLLNSEKQLDLLSKRFIVFEIDAIKDHKILFPIVTIIIMEVFINKMRRLKGIRKLILIEEAWKAIAKEGMAEYIKYLFKTVRKFFGEAIVVTQEVDDIIQSPIVKESIINNSDCKILLDQRKYMNKFDDIQAMLGLTDKEKSQVLSINMNNDPRRLYKEVWIGLGGTHSAVYATEVSTEEYLAYTTEETEKMEVMNLASELDGNVEHAIKRISLKRIKSNKEN; this comes from the coding sequence ATGAGAAATTCCTCCAAAGCCGCAACGCTGGAAAGTAAATTTCCATTGCTTGCGATTGAAAATGATTGTATCATTTCAAAGGATGCAGATGTTACGGTTTGCTTTAAAGTAAGACTCCCTGAGCTGTTTACCATTGCTTCCGCAGAGTATGAAGCGATGCATTCAGCCTGGTTTAAGGCCATCAAGACCCTGCCAGATTTTACGGTCGTACACAAACAAGACTGGTTTATCAAAGAAAACTACAGTCCTGATCTTTCCAAAGGAGATCAGAGTTTTCTGTCAAAATCTTTTGAAAGGCATTTCAACGAGAGACCTTTCTTAAACCACTACTGTTATCTGTTCATTACAAAGACCAGTAAAGAGAGAATGCGGATGCAGAGCCACTTTTCATCATTATGTAAAGGTAAGCTGATTCCAAAGGAGATTAAGGATAAAGAAGTCATCAGTCGGTTTCTTGAAGCGGTGGATCAGTTCGAAAGAATTATGAATGACAGCGGCTATATTCATCTCGAAAGGATGACTGAAGATGAAATATCCGGAACCTCTGAAAGGTCAGGACTACTGGAACAGTATCTCACCTTATCACGGGAACCCCATCCTTCATTACAGGACATCAAACTTGGTTCCGAAGAAATGCGTATCGGAAACAATAGGATCAGTATGCATACTTTATCCGATACAGATGATCTGCCCGGTACTGTCTCATCACACAGTCGCTATGAAAAGCTAAGCACCGACCGGAGTGACTGTCTGTTATCATTTGCCTCGCCGGTAGGACTTCTGTTGAGCTGCAATCATATTTACAATCAATATCTGTTTATAGACAACAGCGATGAGAATCTGAGCAAATTCGAAAAGTCCGCCAGAAACATGCACTCGCTGGCAAGGTATAGCAGGGCAAACCAGATTAATAAGGAATGGATAGAAAAGTATTTGAATGAAGCCCATTCATACGGTCTTCAATCCATCCGCGCCCATTTCAATGTGATGTCGTGGTCGGACAATCCCTCTGAACTCAAACAACTGAAAAATGATACCGGCAGTGCTTTGGCTTTGATGGAATGCAAGCCCCGGCATAACACAACGGATACGGCCACTCTATACTGGGCTGGGATTCCTGGTAATGCAGCAGATTTCCCAAGTGAAGAAAGCTTCTACACGTTTATAGAACCTGCTTTATGTTTTTTCATAGAAGAAACCAACTACCAGAATTCGCCCTCACCATTTGGAATCAAGATGGCGGACCGCCTGACCGGAAAGCCGGTTCATTTGGATATTTCTGATCTGCCGATGAAACAGGGAGTTATTACGAACAGAAATAAGTTCATCCTCGGACCTTCAGGAAGCGGAAAATCTTTTTTTACCAACCATATGGTACGGCAGTATTACGAACAGGGTGCGCACGTGCTTCTGGTTGATACCGGCAATTCCTACCAAGGTTTGTGTGAGCTGATTAAGGGAAAAACCAAAGGAGCAGACGGGGTATATTTCACCTATAGTGAGGACAATCCCATTGCTTTCAATCCATTCTATACCGATGATGGCATTTTTGACATTGAAAAGAGGGAGAGTATTAAAACCTTGATTCTGACACTTTGGAAAAGAGATGACGAACCACCAACCCGTTCAGAAGAGGTAGCATTGTCCAATGCCGTCAGCGGATACCTAGAAAAGATTAAGTTCGATGATCAGCATCCTTCTTTCAATGGCTTTTATGATTATGTAAAAGATGATTATCAGAAAGTGCTTGAACTGAAAAAAGTCAGAGAAAAGGACTTTGATATTGCCAACTTTCTCAATGTGCTGGAACCGTATTACAGAGGAGGGGAATATGATTACCTGCTCAATTCAGAAAAGCAGCTTGACTTGTTGTCCAAACGATTCATTGTGTTTGAGATCGACGCTATTAAAGATCATAAAATTCTGTTTCCTATTGTGACCATTATCATTATGGAAGTCTTCATCAATAAAATGCGAAGACTTAAGGGGATCAGAAAACTGATCCTCATCGAAGAAGCATGGAAAGCCATTGCCAAGGAGGGAATGGCAGAATATATCAAATATCTTTTCAAGACCGTCAGGAAATTCTTCGGGGAAGCCATCGTGGTGACCCAGGAAGTTGATGACATTATCCAGTCTCCTATTGTAAAGGAGAGCATCATCAACAACTCCGACTGCAAGATCCTGCTCGACCAGCGCAAGTACATGAACAAGTTCGACGACATCCAGGCAATGCTGGGGTTGACTGATAAAGAAAAGTCGCAGGTGCTGTCGATCAATATGAACAATGATCCGAGGAGGCTTTATAAGGAAGTCTGGATCGGACTGGGCGGAACGCACTCTGCAGTCTATGCGACGGAGGTTTCCACCGAAGAATACCTGGCCTACACGACCGAGGAAACCGAAAAGATGGAGGTGATGAATCTGGCCTCTGAACTTGACGGCAATGTGGAACATGCCATCAAGAGGATCTCTCTCAAGAGAATCAAATCGAACAAAGAAAATTAA
- a CDS encoding DUF4141 domain-containing protein yields MKNLIIKTAMVAIFSTATYAKAQFVVTDPANLASGILNSANEIVQTSSTVSNVIKNFNEVKKVYEQGKEYYDKLKAINNLVKDARKVQQTVLLVGDVSEIYVKNFGKMLNDPNFNAQELAAIANGYSALLTESTELLKELKQIITANGLSLNDKERMDVVDRVYKEVREYHNLVRYYTNKNISVSYLRAKKQNNTQRVLDLYGTANQKYW; encoded by the coding sequence ATGAAAAATTTGATCATTAAAACAGCAATGGTAGCGATTTTTTCTACTGCAACCTATGCCAAAGCACAATTCGTGGTAACCGACCCTGCCAATCTCGCTTCCGGAATTCTAAACAGCGCCAATGAAATTGTGCAGACCTCATCAACCGTATCCAATGTGATTAAGAACTTCAACGAGGTCAAAAAGGTCTATGAGCAGGGTAAAGAATATTACGACAAGCTGAAAGCAATAAATAACCTGGTTAAGGATGCCCGTAAGGTTCAGCAGACCGTACTTTTAGTGGGGGATGTCTCGGAGATATATGTCAAGAATTTTGGGAAAATGCTGAACGATCCGAATTTCAATGCCCAGGAGCTGGCGGCCATTGCCAACGGTTATTCTGCCCTTCTGACGGAAAGTACGGAGCTGTTAAAGGAACTTAAACAGATCATCACCGCTAATGGTCTTTCGCTTAATGATAAGGAAAGGATGGATGTTGTTGACAGGGTGTATAAGGAGGTGAGGGAATACCATAACCTGGTACGATACTACACCAATAAGAATATTTCCGTCAGCTACCTGAGAGCCAAAAAACAGAACAATACCCAAAGAGTTTTGGATCTGTACGGAACCGCCAATCAAAAATACTGGTAA
- the traJ gene encoding conjugative transposon protein TraJ, producing MKETNLHEVLRSVYQEMIPMCADMAAVAKGVAGLGALFYVAIKVWQSLSRAEPIDLFPMLRPFAIGICIMFFSTLVLGSLNGVMNPIVQGSHSMLEDQVLDMNELQQKKDLLEREAMLRNPEMAYLVSNEEFDKKLEELGWSPSDLVTMSGMYIEREMFAVKKDIRDGFREFLEILFQSAALVIDTIRTFFLIVLSILGPIAFAISVWDGFQTTLSQWLNRYISVYLWLPVADIFSAILAKIQSLILERDIEMLADPTFIPDTSNTVYIIYMVIGIIGYFTVPTVTGWVIQAGGAGNFMRNVNQTATRSSNIAGAAAGSATGNISGRLLK from the coding sequence ATGAAAGAAACAAACTTACACGAAGTGCTGCGTTCTGTTTATCAAGAAATGATACCGATGTGTGCGGATATGGCGGCTGTAGCAAAAGGGGTTGCAGGTTTAGGAGCTCTGTTTTATGTAGCCATCAAAGTCTGGCAGTCTCTCAGCCGCGCAGAACCGATTGATTTATTTCCCATGCTCAGACCATTTGCCATTGGCATCTGCATTATGTTTTTCTCAACATTGGTCTTGGGCAGCCTCAACGGCGTGATGAATCCCATTGTTCAGGGAAGTCATTCTATGCTCGAGGATCAGGTGTTGGATATGAATGAGCTGCAGCAAAAAAAAGATCTCTTGGAACGGGAAGCGATGCTTAGAAACCCTGAAATGGCCTACCTCGTTTCAAATGAAGAATTTGACAAAAAGCTGGAAGAGCTCGGATGGTCACCTTCAGATCTTGTCACGATGTCGGGTATGTATATTGAGAGGGAAATGTTCGCCGTTAAGAAAGATATCCGGGACGGCTTTCGTGAATTTTTGGAGATCCTGTTTCAATCAGCCGCATTGGTGATTGATACCATCAGAACCTTCTTTCTGATCGTTCTCTCAATCCTGGGGCCGATAGCCTTTGCGATTTCCGTCTGGGATGGTTTTCAGACCACATTGAGCCAATGGCTGAACAGGTACATCAGCGTTTATCTGTGGCTGCCGGTTGCCGATATCTTCAGTGCCATCCTGGCAAAAATCCAGAGTCTGATCCTGGAACGGGATATAGAGATGCTGGCTGATCCCACTTTTATTCCTGACACCTCTAATACGGTTTATATTATTTATATGGTGATTGGCATCATCGGTTATTTTACGGTACCAACGGTGACAGGCTGGGTGATCCAAGCAGGGGGAGCAGGTAATTTCATGCGCAATGTGAACCAGACGGCTACAAGATCGAGCAATATTGCGGGAGCAGCAGCCGGTTCCGCAACAGGAAATATATCAGGTAGATTATTAAAATAA
- the traK gene encoding conjugative transposon protein TraK, which yields MEFKTLRNMESSFKQIRLFTFVFALLCFGVVGVVVFKSYQFAEEQRQKIYVLDNGKSLMVALSQDMSINRPVEAREHVRRFHELFFTIAPDKNAIESNVKRAFNLADQSAFNYYKDLQEKGYYNRIISGNIQQRIEVDSVVANFDHYPYDVKTYARQFIIRSSNLTIRKLVTNCSLVNSVRSDSNPQGFTIEKLNVIENRDIETVER from the coding sequence ATGGAATTTAAAACTTTAAGAAATATGGAGAGCAGTTTCAAACAGATTCGATTATTTACGTTTGTTTTTGCATTGCTGTGTTTTGGAGTTGTAGGTGTAGTCGTATTCAAATCATACCAGTTCGCTGAAGAACAGCGTCAAAAAATTTATGTGCTGGACAACGGCAAGTCTTTAATGGTAGCCTTATCACAGGATATGTCAATTAACAGACCCGTTGAAGCAAGAGAGCATGTCAGGCGTTTTCATGAATTGTTTTTCACGATAGCCCCTGATAAGAATGCTATTGAAAGCAATGTGAAAAGGGCTTTCAATCTGGCTGACCAATCTGCCTTCAATTACTACAAAGACCTTCAGGAAAAAGGCTATTATAACAGAATCATTTCCGGTAATATTCAGCAGAGGATTGAGGTAGACAGCGTTGTAGCCAACTTTGATCATTACCCTTACGACGTAAAGACTTACGCCAGGCAGTTCATTATCAGATCAAGTAACCTTACCATCAGAAAGTTAGTGACTAACTGTTCATTGGTGAATTCTGTACGGTCTGACAGCAATCCGCAGGGATTTACGATTGAAAAACTCAACGTCATTGAAAATAGAGATATCGAAACTGTTGAACGCTAA
- the traM gene encoding conjugative transposon protein TraM, protein MKDSEKIKITENDLPQNSDGMGDDSKAEWEKLKKPFIYFLMAAACASCLYLIFKPKDSNPIPDGTSFNAAIPQAKDGQLQSDKQKAYEQQLLEQSNEEKRNAVTTLSDYWNDQNGVNFTNNQPNPTISGLQQSDQNALNSYRNAQQTLSLFYGRDDQEVNNLRKEISRLKNEMTQNNAASEGLGMNDQLQLMEKSYQMAAKYLPTTPKQEERALKENDEKPAEKKIKLTPAIPANSNIVSSLYREQSDSVFIAGLNRNRFYATQKDSKNSAPSKNVIKGMVYETKTVVNESTLTIRLIEGMRLGHTEIPRGSLLIAAGKIQGGRLQLKISSIEYKGNIYAVEINVHDNDGQPGLYIPYSPEQNVVSDIVANMSQTSGTNIMMTQSAGQQVAADLSRGVVQGLSGYFQKRVRQLKVTVKTGHQVLLVPKNN, encoded by the coding sequence ATGAAAGATTCAGAGAAAATAAAAATTACAGAAAATGATCTCCCTCAAAATTCTGACGGAATGGGTGATGATTCCAAAGCTGAATGGGAAAAACTGAAGAAGCCTTTCATCTATTTTTTGATGGCTGCCGCTTGCGCATCTTGTTTGTACCTTATTTTTAAGCCAAAAGATAGCAATCCTATCCCTGATGGAACTAGCTTTAATGCAGCCATTCCACAGGCAAAAGACGGCCAGTTGCAATCGGATAAGCAAAAGGCTTATGAGCAGCAGTTGTTGGAGCAAAGTAATGAAGAGAAGAGGAATGCGGTAACTACGTTATCAGATTATTGGAATGACCAAAACGGTGTAAATTTTACCAATAATCAACCAAATCCAACTATTAGTGGGCTTCAACAATCGGATCAGAATGCTTTGAACAGTTATCGTAATGCTCAGCAGACTTTAAGTTTATTTTATGGTCGGGATGATCAGGAAGTCAATAATCTGAGGAAAGAAATTTCAAGATTAAAAAACGAGATGACGCAAAACAATGCTGCTTCTGAAGGTCTGGGAATGAATGACCAGCTACAGCTGATGGAAAAATCTTATCAGATGGCGGCCAAGTATCTTCCAACGACTCCAAAACAGGAGGAGCGAGCACTAAAAGAAAACGATGAAAAACCAGCTGAGAAGAAGATTAAGTTGACACCGGCAATTCCAGCAAATTCCAACATTGTTTCCTCATTGTATAGAGAGCAGTCAGATAGCGTATTTATTGCAGGTTTGAATCGGAATCGATTTTATGCGACTCAAAAGGATTCAAAGAATTCAGCTCCATCCAAAAATGTGATTAAGGGTATGGTCTATGAGACAAAGACGGTAGTGAACGAAAGCACATTAACCATTAGACTTATTGAGGGGATGAGGTTGGGGCATACTGAAATCCCTCGGGGTAGCCTTTTAATTGCCGCTGGTAAAATTCAGGGCGGAAGACTTCAGCTAAAAATCTCTTCCATTGAGTACAAGGGAAACATTTATGCTGTAGAGATCAATGTTCATGATAATGATGGTCAGCCAGGTTTATATATTCCTTATTCACCGGAGCAAAATGTGGTCAGTGATATTGTTGCCAATATGAGCCAGACTTCAGGGACTAATATTATGATGACGCAATCAGCAGGACAACAAGTTGCCGCTGATTTGAGCAGGGGAGTCGTGCAGGGATTGTCAGGTTATTTTCAAAAGAGAGTCAGACAACTAAAAGTAACCGTAAAAACAGGTCATCAGGTCTTGCTGGTACCTAAAAATAATTAA
- the traN gene encoding conjugative transposon protein TraN codes for MNTQKSHYILIMLLLLIVSKVFGQDSVITYVPLEQAKLDPFRMQVTYSKTSHVIFPSPIRYVDLGSELLVANKAEPIGNVLRVKAAVRDFEEETNFSVITDDGKFYSFDVFYSAYPDVLSYDLVKMQRTVEKQYSTDVLFEDLKGSSSSLTQLIMENLYRKSRKTVKHIASKSFGIQFSVRALHVNDNKFYFTLQVDNNSNVDYDIELINFKIVDKKNLKRTVVQDKLLQPVRIYSPTVTATHHSNVIGVYLLERFTLLDDQVLEIEVLEKNGGRHQKVELENRELINAKYINSLNFKIN; via the coding sequence ATGAATACACAAAAGAGTCATTATATTCTCATCATGTTATTGCTGCTGATTGTAAGCAAAGTATTTGGGCAGGATTCCGTGATAACCTACGTCCCACTGGAACAAGCAAAATTGGATCCCTTCAGAATGCAGGTGACCTACAGTAAAACCAGTCATGTGATCTTTCCATCGCCCATACGTTATGTTGATCTTGGAAGTGAATTACTGGTGGCCAATAAGGCCGAGCCTATTGGTAATGTTCTCAGAGTAAAAGCGGCAGTTCGGGATTTCGAAGAAGAAACTAATTTTTCGGTTATCACAGATGATGGGAAATTTTACAGCTTCGATGTTTTTTACAGCGCTTATCCTGACGTACTCAGTTATGATCTGGTAAAAATGCAAAGAACGGTCGAGAAGCAATATTCAACGGACGTACTTTTTGAAGATTTGAAAGGAAGCTCTTCGTCTCTGACGCAGTTGATTATGGAAAATCTTTATAGGAAGAGTCGAAAAACGGTTAAGCATATCGCATCAAAAAGTTTTGGGATTCAGTTTTCTGTTCGTGCCTTACATGTGAATGACAATAAATTCTACTTTACCTTACAGGTTGATAACAACAGCAATGTGGATTACGATATTGAACTGATTAACTTTAAGATCGTCGATAAGAAGAATTTAAAAAGGACGGTTGTCCAGGATAAGCTGTTGCAACCAGTAAGGATTTACTCACCTACGGTGACTGCAACTCACCATTCCAATGTGATAGGAGTTTACTTACTGGAGCGATTTACGCTTTTAGATGATCAGGTTTTGGAAATCGAAGTTCTGGAAAAAAACGGCGGGCGGCACCAAAAAGTAGAGCTTGAGAACAGGGAGTTGATCAATGCGAAATATATCAACAGTTTAAATTTTAAAATCAACTGA
- a CDS encoding conjugal transfer protein TraO codes for MKRLLIAMLLILTMGSKSLAQQMIPKQKGFEISYSVFSGSSEKQKYVLAAGLVSYKRNGNYLFGIGEYSRKYYEYREYDIPIDTFLFNGGYSLYIWGDSMRNVNFNLSVSGLIGYEKINRDQSELYDGSLLNSTGNFVYGTAGKLSLESYLTEHLVFIVNGQLCFLQNSQLGNLHPLIGAGIRYNF; via the coding sequence ATGAAGAGATTATTAATAGCAATGTTATTGATTTTAACAATGGGCTCAAAGTCATTGGCGCAGCAGATGATTCCAAAACAAAAAGGATTTGAAATCTCTTACTCTGTATTTTCCGGATCATCAGAAAAGCAAAAGTATGTTTTGGCAGCAGGTCTTGTTTCTTATAAAAGAAACGGAAATTATTTATTTGGAATAGGAGAATACAGCAGGAAATATTATGAATACAGAGAGTATGATATTCCCATCGATACTTTTTTATTTAATGGTGGATACAGCTTGTATATATGGGGAGATTCTATGCGTAATGTAAATTTTAACCTGAGTGTCAGCGGTCTTATCGGTTATGAAAAGATCAATCGAGATCAGTCAGAACTTTATGACGGTTCATTACTAAACAGTACAGGAAATTTTGTTTACGGAACAGCTGGAAAACTTTCTTTAGAAAGTTATCTGACAGAGCATTTGGTCTTTATCGTTAACGGACAATTATGCTTTTTGCAGAATAGCCAGCTCGGTAATTTGCACCCGCTGATTGGTGCTGGAATAAGGTATAACTTTTAA
- a CDS encoding DUF3872 domain-containing protein, translated as MNYVINYKSYNIFKYSLILFFASIVLNSCKDNDLEIEQNFPFNVNVMPVPSKIKENETVEIRISLETESHYSGTKYYIRYFQYEGNGKLQYNSDTPYLPNDEYLLPNKQFRLYYTSESTGSQQFSIWIKDSFGNKKQIDFEFDHSD; from the coding sequence ATGAACTATGTAATTAATTATAAGTCCTACAATATCTTTAAATATTCGCTCATTCTATTTTTCGCGAGTATTGTTTTAAATTCTTGTAAGGACAATGATTTGGAAATAGAGCAGAACTTTCCATTTAATGTCAATGTGATGCCGGTTCCAAGTAAGATAAAAGAAAACGAAACTGTAGAAATTCGAATTTCACTAGAGACAGAATCTCACTATAGTGGAACAAAATATTACATTCGCTATTTTCAATATGAAGGAAATGGAAAACTGCAATATAATAGTGATACACCATATCTCCCTAATGATGAATATTTATTACCCAATAAACAGTTTAGACTGTACTATACCTCCGAATCGACAGGATCCCAACAATTTAGTATTTGGATTAAGGATAGTTTTGGGAATAAAAAACAGATCGACTTTGAATTCGATCATTCAGATTAG
- a CDS encoding helix-turn-helix domain-containing protein, with protein sequence MVVNLITKEDLQEFKIELLKDIQNLFQIKISQQKLWLRSSEVKELLKISSGTLQNLRINGTLSYTRVGGTLYYNYKDIEDMLKKK encoded by the coding sequence ATGGTCGTAAACCTAATTACCAAAGAAGATCTTCAGGAATTTAAAATAGAATTGCTGAAAGACATACAAAATCTGTTTCAAATTAAGATTTCCCAACAGAAGTTATGGCTGCGTTCGTCAGAGGTCAAAGAACTTCTGAAAATTTCTTCCGGAACATTGCAAAACCTGCGCATCAATGGAACCTTATCTTACACCCGTGTTGGCGGTACGCTATATTACAATTACAAAGACATCGAAGATATGTTGAAGAAGAAGTAA
- a CDS encoding AAA family ATPase: MKPIDILGVKNFRIFDDKDGMFTEMAGINLITGANNTGKSSITKLLQMVRNSMNGHLFPFDLDLTEQEHLLGDFNNLLHNKENKHVNISLPFTFLGLTKLYVSLTFEVADDDSYKAKLRAIEVKDYSAKGYNTLFSFIYRTATQDEKKAYEEEFQREQQEYEDEKIIADRKREEVLAEGNEYSIFTMNPRLLIQPMRNPLDSFVEWTINTKMLKNYLDQLLKIYKLYKKHNRNIDWLEHSDKVAYEGAIHFIPSTFINSFKGAVNTQKWQEFIDEKLKEKTKTGKSAIGEYDFDIDDIFDARLGIEHILYKKSLDILKNQLSWNEYEPKSNEFTYNVIVNCFETSWKNLANRISSIHIISALREENSRGYSTNVNTPFTTLLRNFDSLKGEYNNFIKKYLVKFEIGKEIKVEHLLSYQLMKASIKTLDGEVRELVDFGSGIKQLILILMQISVLSKKNELRNHIYDYRGDGEMIKINYRPSILVIEEPENYLHPKWQSILAEMFLDASEKYNIQLIIETHSEYCTSSNQLRHFSLNP, translated from the coding sequence ATGAAACCAATTGACATTTTAGGAGTAAAAAACTTTAGGATATTTGATGATAAAGATGGTATGTTTACCGAAATGGCAGGTATCAACCTAATAACCGGTGCGAATAATACGGGTAAGAGCTCAATTACAAAGTTACTTCAAATGGTAAGGAATAGTATGAATGGGCATTTATTTCCATTTGATCTTGATTTAACTGAACAGGAACATTTATTGGGTGACTTTAATAATCTTTTGCACAATAAAGAAAATAAGCACGTAAATATATCCTTACCATTTACATTCTTAGGACTGACAAAGCTATATGTATCTCTTACATTTGAAGTTGCGGATGATGATAGCTATAAGGCAAAACTAAGAGCTATTGAAGTTAAAGACTACAGTGCTAAAGGTTATAATACACTTTTTTCTTTCATATATAGAACGGCCACACAGGATGAAAAAAAAGCATATGAAGAAGAATTTCAAAGAGAACAACAAGAATACGAGGATGAAAAAATAATTGCTGATAGAAAGCGTGAAGAGGTGCTTGCTGAGGGTAATGAATATAGTATTTTTACAATGAACCCAAGGTTGTTAATTCAGCCAATGAGAAACCCATTGGATTCATTTGTAGAATGGACCATTAATACAAAGATGCTTAAAAATTATTTAGATCAACTTCTGAAAATATATAAATTATATAAAAAACATAATAGAAATATTGATTGGCTTGAGCATAGTGATAAGGTAGCTTATGAAGGAGCAATTCATTTTATTCCATCAACATTTATTAATTCCTTCAAAGGTGCTGTTAACACTCAAAAGTGGCAGGAATTTATAGATGAAAAATTGAAAGAAAAGACTAAAACAGGAAAATCAGCAATTGGTGAATACGATTTCGATATTGATGATATTTTTGACGCAAGATTAGGGATAGAGCATATTTTATATAAAAAATCACTGGATATTTTAAAAAATCAACTGTCTTGGAATGAATATGAACCCAAAAGTAATGAATTTACATACAATGTGATTGTCAACTGTTTTGAAACAAGCTGGAAGAATCTGGCAAATAGAATCTCAAGTATACATATTATTTCAGCTCTTCGAGAGGAGAATTCAAGAGGTTACAGTACGAATGTAAATACACCTTTTACGACATTATTAAGAAACTTCGATTCTTTAAAAGGAGAGTATAATAATTTCATAAAAAAATATCTTGTAAAATTTGAAATAGGAAAAGAGATAAAAGTTGAACATCTTTTAAGTTATCAACTTATGAAAGCTTCTATTAAAACTTTAGATGGAGAAGTAAGGGAACTTGTTGATTTTGGTTCCGGAATCAAACAGTTGATTTTAATTTTAATGCAGATAAGTGTTCTTTCTAAAAAGAATGAGCTAAGAAATCATATTTATGATTACAGGGGAGATGGAGAAATGATTAAGATTAATTATAGACCTAGCATCTTAGTGATTGAAGAACCTGAAAACTACCTTCATCCAAAATGGCAATCCATATTGGCAGAGATGTTCTTGGATGCGTCAGAAAAATATAACATACAATTAATTATCGAAACGCATAGCGAATATTGTACGTCTTCAAACCAACTTAGACATTTTAGTTTAAATCCTTAA